The following proteins are co-located in the Myroides profundi genome:
- a CDS encoding gliding motility-associated C-terminal domain-containing protein — translation MKIYLRLLLCMVMLPTIIYSQAVNKGMFYIKPGSMVSVYYTLENQGEGDFRNNGELYLHRDLVNNGKIFDYKGKTPQGKTFLIGTAKQTIEGQTGAHFNTLILNNPVRNRAFDIKTAVSIAGAVEFSQGIAKVDSLQGAFTFLNKSKVLQVSDISHIEGEVEKEGNEEFIYPKGDKGFYRQAIISAPKHQKDIFVGKYSLDDKQFFKVRNASAGIVDKLNTREYWLIEHAQTTTSDIVLTLTWDERTTPKEIYEHAADNLHILRWDAVEQLWVDEGGIVDLENKTVTTPTSLEKYGFFTLGTVRKDKMLKGDVVIYNFVSANGDGDNDFFRIDNIQRYPNNRVEIFNRWGVKVYETANYNSSGNTFRGYSDGRVTIKKNELLPTGTYFYIVSYEHTDDRGSSMIKKTGYLHLETN, via the coding sequence ATGAAGATATATTTGAGATTACTACTGTGTATGGTGATGCTACCGACTATAATTTATAGTCAGGCAGTGAATAAGGGTATGTTTTATATTAAACCAGGTTCTATGGTCTCTGTGTATTATACGCTAGAGAACCAAGGAGAAGGAGATTTTAGAAATAACGGTGAACTTTACTTACATCGTGACCTTGTGAATAACGGTAAAATATTTGACTATAAAGGAAAAACTCCTCAAGGAAAGACTTTTCTTATCGGAACTGCGAAACAAACCATAGAAGGACAGACAGGAGCTCATTTTAATACCTTGATTCTAAATAATCCTGTAAGGAATAGAGCCTTTGATATAAAGACTGCTGTGAGTATTGCAGGAGCAGTAGAGTTCTCTCAGGGTATCGCTAAGGTAGATTCTCTTCAGGGAGCTTTTACTTTCTTAAATAAATCTAAGGTTCTTCAGGTTAGTGATATTTCCCATATCGAAGGAGAAGTAGAGAAAGAAGGAAATGAAGAGTTTATCTATCCTAAAGGAGATAAAGGATTTTATAGACAAGCAATAATATCTGCTCCTAAACATCAGAAAGATATCTTCGTAGGTAAATATAGCTTAGATGATAAGCAGTTTTTTAAAGTCAGAAATGCGAGTGCTGGGATAGTTGATAAGTTAAACACCAGAGAGTATTGGCTGATAGAGCATGCACAGACTACTACTAGTGACATCGTGCTTACCTTGACTTGGGATGAGCGTACCACGCCTAAAGAGATTTATGAGCATGCAGCTGATAATCTACATATTTTGAGATGGGATGCTGTAGAACAGTTATGGGTAGATGAAGGGGGTATAGTAGACTTAGAGAATAAGACTGTGACTACACCTACGTCATTAGAAAAGTACGGTTTCTTTACACTAGGGACAGTGAGAAAAGATAAGATGTTGAAGGGAGATGTAGTGATCTATAACTTCGTTAGCGCGAATGGTGATGGCGACAATGACTTCTTCAGAATAGACAATATTCAACGATACCCAAATAATCGTGTCGAAATATTTAATAGATGGGGTGTCAAGGTATACGAGACTGCTAATTATAACAGTAGTGGTAATACATTTAGAGGATACTCAGATGGTAGAGTGACGATAAAGAAGAATGAATTATTACCGACAGGTACCTATTTCTATATTGTCTCTTATGAGCATACAGATGATAGAGGATCTAGTATGATTAAGAAAACGGGATACCTACATTTAGAAACAAACTAG
- a CDS encoding GNAT family N-acetyltransferase: MKEKVLFFKVLTQEEAVEIAYNWKYEGVLSFYNMTSDLEDLHNFLDKNMRGQNTFSVRTQREKDIIAYFYYDLVDNNTAEIVLGINPIYLHKGYGSEIIQYAEEALHERKAIQKITVAVAKFNTLGVDFYQNLGYSSVGKFENYTNGGLYTFLKMEKKL, encoded by the coding sequence ATGAAAGAGAAAGTTTTATTTTTTAAAGTCTTAACTCAAGAAGAGGCGGTAGAAATAGCTTATAATTGGAAGTATGAAGGAGTATTGAGCTTTTATAATATGACTTCAGACTTAGAGGACTTACATAACTTTTTAGATAAGAATATGAGAGGGCAGAATACCTTCAGCGTACGCACACAGCGAGAGAAGGATATTATAGCCTATTTCTATTATGATTTAGTAGATAATAACACAGCCGAAATAGTATTAGGAATTAACCCTATCTATCTGCATAAAGGATATGGTAGTGAGATCATACAGTATGCTGAAGAAGCTCTACACGAACGCAAGGCTATACAGAAAATAACTGTAGCCGTAGCGAAGTTTAATACCTTAGGAGTTGACTTCTATCAAAACCTTGGATATTCTAGCGTAGGTAAATTTGAGAATTATACCAACGGCGGACTGTACACTTTCTTGAAGATGGAGAAGAAACTATAA
- a CDS encoding MFS transporter: MKKIAQIYIDSYKGLSSASWMLAIVMLINRSGSMVLPFLGVYMTKELHFSQEQTGYVLACFGVGSIIGTTVGGWVTDKIGNYKVQYLSLLGSIPVFIMLPHFTSVVSLALMMLLQSAVSEMFRPANSVAITMYAKPENITRAFSLNRMAVNLGFSIGPAMGGILAAISYALLFYVNATAAFLAAVVFIYFFRNRKTNKELLLEQEDITELNEVEDVSNKSPYKDKMFLIYSVFCTLYSIAFLQLLSTLPIFYEKAVGLDEVEIGLILGYSGLLIFLTEMLLVHVAEKFFTIRQTIFYGVMISALGYGMLAFDYSYIAIYISMTILCVSEMLAMPFTSTVTAMRAGSKNKGAYMGVNGLTFAIGFIISPILGTKVASTLGYDVLWLGTAALVIVAALGLNYSVKKMAEK; encoded by the coding sequence ATGAAAAAAATAGCTCAAATCTATATCGACTCTTACAAAGGTTTATCATCAGCATCATGGATGCTAGCAATTGTAATGTTAATCAATAGATCGGGGTCCATGGTATTGCCATTCTTAGGTGTATATATGACAAAAGAACTTCACTTTAGTCAAGAACAGACAGGGTATGTATTAGCCTGTTTTGGGGTTGGTTCTATTATAGGGACTACTGTAGGTGGATGGGTAACCGATAAGATAGGTAACTATAAAGTACAGTATCTAAGCTTACTAGGTAGTATACCTGTATTTATCATGTTACCACACTTCACATCTGTAGTCAGTCTAGCACTGATGATGTTATTACAGAGTGCTGTCAGCGAAATGTTTAGACCAGCGAACTCTGTAGCCATCACCATGTATGCTAAACCAGAGAATATCACACGTGCCTTCTCTCTAAACAGAATGGCAGTGAACTTAGGATTCTCTATTGGCCCTGCTATGGGAGGTATTCTAGCTGCAATCTCGTATGCGCTATTATTCTACGTGAATGCTACTGCGGCATTTCTAGCAGCTGTCGTATTCATCTACTTCTTTAGAAATAGAAAGACAAACAAAGAATTATTATTAGAACAAGAAGATATCACTGAGTTAAATGAGGTAGAGGATGTCTCTAATAAATCTCCGTATAAGGATAAGATGTTCTTAATATACAGTGTATTCTGTACGTTATACTCTATCGCCTTCTTACAACTATTAAGTACACTACCTATATTCTATGAAAAAGCTGTAGGGCTGGATGAAGTAGAGATAGGACTTATCTTAGGATACAGTGGACTATTAATCTTCTTGACAGAGATGTTATTAGTGCATGTCGCAGAGAAGTTCTTTACGATCAGACAGACTATCTTCTACGGGGTTATGATTAGTGCATTAGGATACGGTATGCTTGCCTTTGACTATAGTTATATAGCTATTTATATCTCTATGACGATCTTATGTGTATCTGAGATGTTAGCGATGCCATTTACCTCAACTGTGACAGCTATGCGTGCTGGTAGCAAGAATAAAGGTGCTTATATGGGAGTGAATGGGCTAACCTTCGCTATCGGATTTATTATCTCACCTATCCTAGGGACAAAGGTAGCTTCTACTCTAGGGTATGATGTCTTATGGCTAGGTACAGCTGCATTAGTAATCGTAGCTGCTCTAGGACTAAACTATTCTGTCAAAAAAATGGCTGAGAAATAA